In a genomic window of Comamonadaceae bacterium OTU4NAUVB1:
- the greB gene encoding transcription elongation factor GreB — protein MSKAFTKESDSDEQDDGLEAAAASLPGGGKNYITPEGFARLRDELVNLMDVERPQVVEAVHWAAKNGDRSENGDYLYGKKRLREIDRRIRFLGKRLEIAEITDPSAHHGSDQVFFGATVRYADERGDEQSVTILGIDEADSAQAQVSWISPIARSLLRSRVGDSVRLATPGGAREIEILEVGYPAPSALDD, from the coding sequence ATGAGCAAGGCATTCACCAAGGAGTCCGATTCGGACGAACAGGACGATGGTCTCGAGGCCGCCGCGGCGTCGTTGCCGGGCGGCGGCAAGAACTACATCACGCCCGAGGGCTTCGCGCGCCTGCGCGACGAGTTGGTCAACCTGATGGACGTGGAACGACCACAGGTGGTGGAGGCGGTGCACTGGGCGGCCAAGAATGGCGATCGTTCGGAAAACGGTGATTACCTGTATGGCAAGAAGCGGCTGCGGGAAATCGATCGGCGCATCCGTTTCCTGGGCAAGCGGCTCGAGATCGCCGAGATCACCGATCCCTCGGCGCACCACGGCAGCGATCAGGTCTTCTTCGGTGCCACCGTGCGCTACGCCGACGAACGGGGCGACGAGCAGAGCGTGACGATCCTGGGCATCGACGAAGCCGACAGCGCCCAGGCGCAGGTGAGCTGGATCTCGCCCATCGCCCGTTCATTGCTGCGATCCCGGGTAGGCGACAGTGTGAGACTCGCGACGCCGGGCGGCGCGCGCGAGATCGAGATCCTGGAGGTCGGCTATCCGGCGCCCTCCGCGCTGGACGACTGA
- a CDS encoding bifunctional (p)ppGpp synthetase/guanosine-3',5'-bis(diphosphate) 3'-pyrophosphohydrolase — protein MSAVVKSLSDAPDGAARPSPAALNAAAASFAALTARLDYLSATDTDMVRRAYRFADEAHLGQLRNSGEPYITHPIAVAAQCAEWKLDAQALMAALLHDAIEDCGVTKSELIERFGAPVAELVDGLTKLDKLQFDTREENQAESFRKMLLAMARDVRVILIKLADRTHNMRTLDDAPRQKWTRISSETLDIYAPIAYRLGLNQTYRELQELSFRHLRPWRHSVLAKAVAKARGRRRDLIQKVQREVELAFGQAQINVRIAGREKTLYSIYRKMEDKHLSFAQVTDIYGFRLIVPNVISCYTGLGILHQMYKPLPGKFKDHIAIAKLNGYQSLHTTLVGPASVNVEFQLRTEAMHVVAESGVAAHWLYKAADPSTAGNDRLGTKWLQSLLDIQDETRDATEFWDHVKVDLFPDAVYVFTPKSQIMALPRGATVVDFAYAIHSNIGDHTSAARINGDQVPLRTELKNGDVVEVITAPVSTPNPAWLGFVRTGRARSKIRHYLKTLAHAESEGLGEKLLAQALRAEGLGRLPADDADHQPIWDKLLRFTGSRTRSELLIDIGLGKRVASIVAKRLMALLAERGEKPDALMLSRERFTAHETVSQGAVTLDGSENSSVRFALCCRPIPGDPIVGYLGHGEGLVVHTEGCGVGQRLRYKDSERFFAVEWSDEPVRTFETRILVTVRNDKGMLARVASTLTEAEADITHVEMADETPQELLDLRFVLAVRDHAHLEAVLRAVRRTTSVLTATRVVPAN, from the coding sequence ATGAGTGCGGTTGTGAAATCCCTGTCAGATGCGCCTGATGGCGCAGCCAGGCCGAGCCCGGCGGCCCTGAACGCCGCCGCCGCCAGCTTCGCCGCGCTCACGGCCCGGCTCGACTACCTGAGCGCGACCGACACGGACATGGTGCGTCGCGCCTACCGTTTCGCCGACGAGGCGCACCTGGGACAGTTGCGCAACAGCGGCGAGCCCTACATCACCCACCCGATCGCCGTCGCTGCCCAGTGCGCCGAATGGAAGCTCGATGCCCAGGCGCTCATGGCCGCCCTGCTGCACGACGCGATCGAGGATTGCGGCGTCACGAAGTCCGAACTCATCGAGCGCTTCGGCGCCCCGGTGGCCGAGCTCGTGGACGGCCTCACCAAGCTCGACAAACTCCAGTTCGACACGCGCGAGGAAAACCAGGCCGAATCGTTCCGCAAGATGCTGCTTGCCATGGCGCGCGACGTGCGCGTCATCCTCATCAAGCTCGCCGATCGCACCCACAACATGCGCACCCTGGACGATGCGCCGCGCCAGAAATGGACCCGCATCTCCAGCGAGACGCTGGACATCTACGCACCCATCGCCTACCGCCTGGGGCTCAACCAAACCTACCGGGAACTCCAGGAACTGTCGTTCCGCCACCTCCGTCCTTGGCGCCATTCGGTGCTCGCCAAGGCGGTTGCCAAGGCCCGTGGCCGTCGTCGCGACCTGATCCAGAAGGTCCAGCGCGAGGTCGAACTCGCCTTCGGTCAGGCGCAGATCAACGTGCGCATCGCCGGTCGCGAGAAGACGCTCTATTCGATCTACCGAAAGATGGAGGACAAACACCTGAGCTTCGCCCAGGTGACCGACATCTATGGTTTCCGCCTGATCGTGCCCAACGTGATCAGCTGCTACACCGGCTTGGGCATCCTGCACCAGATGTACAAGCCCCTGCCGGGCAAGTTCAAGGACCACATCGCGATCGCCAAGCTCAATGGCTACCAGTCGCTGCACACCACGCTGGTGGGTCCGGCGAGCGTGAATGTCGAATTTCAGCTGCGAACCGAGGCCATGCACGTGGTGGCGGAGTCGGGCGTGGCAGCACACTGGCTCTACAAGGCGGCCGATCCGAGCACCGCCGGCAACGATCGCCTGGGCACCAAGTGGCTGCAGTCGCTGCTCGACATCCAGGACGAGACACGCGACGCCACGGAGTTCTGGGACCATGTCAAGGTCGACCTCTTTCCCGACGCGGTCTACGTCTTCACGCCGAAGAGCCAGATCATGGCCCTGCCACGAGGCGCCACGGTGGTCGACTTCGCCTACGCCATCCACAGCAACATCGGCGATCACACCTCGGCGGCGCGGATCAATGGCGACCAGGTGCCCCTGCGCACTGAACTCAAGAACGGTGACGTGGTCGAGGTCATCACCGCCCCCGTCTCCACGCCCAATCCGGCATGGCTGGGTTTCGTCCGCACGGGCCGCGCGCGTTCCAAGATCCGCCACTACCTCAAGACCCTGGCGCATGCCGAGTCCGAAGGTCTGGGCGAGAAGCTGCTGGCGCAGGCCCTGCGCGCCGAGGGACTGGGCCGATTGCCGGCGGACGACGCCGACCATCAGCCCATCTGGGACAAGCTGCTGCGCTTCACCGGCAGCCGGACCCGGTCCGAACTGCTGATCGACATCGGCCTGGGCAAACGGGTGGCCAGCATCGTGGCCAAGCGGCTCATGGCGTTGTTGGCCGAGCGCGGCGAAAAGCCGGACGCCCTGATGCTCAGCCGCGAGCGTTTCACGGCCCACGAGACGGTGTCGCAGGGCGCGGTGACGCTCGACGGCAGCGAGAACTCGTCGGTCCGGTTCGCCCTGTGCTGTCGTCCCATTCCAGGCGATCCGATCGTCGGCTACCTCGGCCATGGCGAGGGCCTGGTTGTCCACACCGAGGGCTGCGGCGTCGGCCAACGGCTGCGCTACAAGGACAGCGAGCGTTTCTTCGCGGTGGAATGGAGCGACGAGCCCGTCCGGACCTTCGAGACGCGCATCCTGGTCACGGTGCGCAACGACAAGGGCATGCTGGCGCGCGTGGCCTCGACACTCACCGAAGCGGAAGCCGACATCACGCACGTGGAAATGGCCGACGAGACGCCCCAGGAACTGCTCGACCTGCGCTTCGTACTCGCGGTGCGCGACCACGCCCATCTCGAGGCCGTGCTGCGCGCGGTCAGGCGCACCACGTCGGTCCTCACGGCCACGCGGGTCGTGCCGGCGAACTGA
- the rpoZ gene encoding DNA-directed RNA polymerase subunit omega, whose translation MARITVEDCLEQIPNRFQLVLAATYRARMLSQGHAPKIESKNKPAVTALREIAEGKIGIEMLKKVPG comes from the coding sequence ATGGCCCGCATCACCGTCGAAGACTGCCTCGAGCAGATCCCCAACCGCTTCCAGCTCGTGCTGGCCGCGACCTATCGCGCCCGGATGCTCAGCCAGGGTCACGCCCCCAAGATCGAGAGCAAGAACAAGCCTGCGGTCACCGCCTTGCGCGAAATCGCCGAAGGCAAGATCGGCATCGAGATGCTCAAGAAGGTTCCCGGCTGA
- the gmk gene encoding guanylate kinase gives MDYPGNLFVVAAPSGAGKSSLVKALMELDSAVQPSVSHTTRAPRGQEKHGREYFFVSQPEFDAMVESDVFLEWAHVHGQRYGTSKKAIEERVALGADVILEIDFQGAIQIRKTFSNAVLIFILPPSWEELRSRLERRGEDSAEVIQLRLGNAADEMARAGEFDFVIINEVFERALFDLKAIVHAQRLRYSAQRRARADTFSALNIP, from the coding sequence ATGGACTACCCCGGCAATCTTTTCGTCGTCGCCGCGCCCAGCGGCGCGGGCAAATCCAGTCTGGTCAAGGCCCTGATGGAACTCGACTCGGCGGTGCAGCCGTCCGTCTCCCACACCACGCGCGCGCCCCGCGGCCAGGAAAAGCACGGCCGCGAATACTTCTTCGTCTCCCAGCCCGAATTCGACGCGATGGTCGAATCCGACGTGTTCCTGGAATGGGCGCATGTCCACGGACAGCGCTACGGCACTTCCAAGAAGGCGATCGAGGAGCGCGTCGCCCTCGGCGCGGACGTCATCCTGGAGATCGACTTCCAGGGCGCGATCCAGATTCGCAAGACGTTTTCCAACGCCGTCCTCATCTTCATCCTGCCGCCGAGCTGGGAGGAGTTGCGTTCACGCCTCGAGCGTCGCGGCGAGGACAGCGCCGAGGTCATCCAGTTGCGCCTGGGCAATGCGGCCGACGAGATGGCCCGTGCCGGCGAATTCGACTTCGTTATAATCAACGAGGTATTCGAGCGCGCGCTTTTCGACCTGAAAGCCATCGTCCACGCGCAACGCCTCCGGTATTCCGCCCAGCGCCGAGCGCGCGCCGACACCTTCTCGGCACTGAACATTCCCTGA
- a CDS encoding YicC family protein, with the protein MPVYSMTGYANGQNGPVATQPDTESRPSNIGRLGVEIRSVNSRFLDLTFKLPEELRQHEGALRELLSSRLKRGKVELRASLESLAPSGVAEPSIRLLQRLNGIQDNVRAWLPAACELSVADVLRLAANGDSSVRADAGPDLLDVTRDALDSLLAAREREGARLADLLRGQLERLRGLVAQAAPLVPKLVEQQRTRFLERWGEAMGLTGNALPEAAQDRALSEATAFAIRIDVAEELARLASHLDEIERLLHKGGEAGKRLDFLIQELHREANTLGSKSAALELTHIGVDMKVLIEQMREQVQNIE; encoded by the coding sequence ATGCCAGTTTACAGCATGACCGGCTATGCCAACGGCCAGAACGGACCCGTTGCCACCCAGCCAGACACCGAGTCCCGGCCATCGAACATCGGCCGTCTGGGCGTCGAGATCCGATCGGTCAACAGCCGCTTCCTGGACCTGACCTTCAAGCTTCCGGAGGAGTTGCGCCAGCACGAAGGCGCCCTGCGCGAGTTGCTCTCGTCGCGACTCAAGCGTGGCAAGGTCGAGTTGCGCGCGTCGCTCGAGAGCCTCGCGCCGTCCGGCGTCGCCGAGCCTTCCATCCGCCTCCTGCAGCGCCTCAACGGCATCCAGGACAACGTGCGCGCCTGGCTGCCCGCGGCATGCGAGCTGAGCGTGGCCGACGTGCTTCGCCTCGCCGCCAACGGCGACTCGTCGGTCCGTGCCGACGCGGGGCCCGATCTGCTCGACGTGACGCGGGACGCGCTGGACAGCCTGCTGGCCGCACGCGAACGCGAAGGCGCCCGCTTGGCCGACCTGCTGCGCGGCCAGCTCGAAAGGCTGCGCGGCCTCGTCGCGCAGGCCGCTCCGCTCGTCCCGAAGCTGGTCGAACAGCAGCGCACCCGTTTCCTGGAGCGCTGGGGAGAGGCCATGGGCCTGACCGGCAACGCGCTGCCCGAAGCCGCCCAGGACCGTGCCCTGAGCGAGGCCACGGCTTTCGCGATCCGCATCGACGTCGCCGAGGAACTGGCGAGGCTGGCTTCGCACCTCGACGAGATCGAGCGCCTGCTGCACAAGGGCGGCGAAGCCGGCAAGCGCCTGGATTTCCTCATCCAGGAACTGCATCGCGAGGCCAACACGCTGGGTTCCAAGTCGGCTGCCCTCGAACTGACGCACATCGGTGTCGACATGAAGGTGTTGATCGAGCAGATGCGCGAGCAGGTACAGAACATCGAGTGA
- a CDS encoding serine/threonine protein kinase produces MSKVKPSPLLPETAIGDYRIVRRLSAGGFGVVYLAVDREGQQVAIKEYLPSSLATRGIGELAPQVPPEKLSLYRLGLKSFFEEGRSLAQISHASVVSVLNFFRENETVYMVMNYLEGATLQDFIVTARDLRRQKVFRESTIRSLFDEILRGLRIVHQHKMLHLDIKPANVFVTDDDRAVMIDFGAAREVLSKEGNFIRPMYTPGFAAPEMYRRDSSMGPWTDIYAIGACMYACMQGYPPNDAPQRIEKDRLGLSLSRLRGIYSDNLIEVVEWCMSLDPLSRPQSVFALQRELSRDGERRYSKLTVGEKMRLSIDNMRSLDKKSLPKTPAPTTQPP; encoded by the coding sequence ATGTCAAAGGTCAAACCCTCGCCCCTGCTGCCGGAGACGGCCATCGGCGATTACCGCATCGTGCGCCGGTTGTCGGCGGGGGGATTCGGGGTCGTCTACCTGGCCGTTGACCGCGAGGGTCAGCAGGTGGCCATCAAGGAATACCTGCCGTCCTCGCTCGCCACCCGCGGCATCGGCGAGCTCGCGCCTCAGGTGCCGCCGGAGAAGCTGTCCCTCTACCGGCTCGGCCTCAAGAGCTTCTTCGAGGAAGGACGCTCGCTGGCGCAGATCTCCCATGCGTCGGTCGTGAGCGTGCTGAACTTCTTCCGGGAGAACGAGACCGTCTACATGGTCATGAACTACCTGGAGGGCGCGACCCTGCAGGACTTCATCGTCACCGCCCGCGACCTGCGCAGGCAGAAGGTGTTCCGAGAATCCACCATCCGCTCGCTGTTCGACGAGATCCTGCGCGGGTTGCGCATCGTCCACCAGCACAAGATGCTGCACCTCGACATCAAGCCTGCCAATGTCTTCGTGACCGACGACGACCGTGCCGTGATGATCGATTTCGGCGCCGCGCGCGAGGTGCTGTCCAAGGAAGGCAATTTCATCCGCCCGATGTACACCCCCGGCTTCGCCGCGCCGGAGATGTACCGCCGCGATTCGTCGATGGGGCCGTGGACCGACATCTATGCGATCGGCGCGTGCATGTACGCCTGCATGCAGGGCTATCCACCCAACGACGCCCCCCAGCGCATCGAGAAGGACCGCCTCGGCCTGTCGCTCTCCCGGCTGCGCGGCATCTATTCGGACAACCTGATCGAGGTCGTGGAGTGGTGCATGTCGCTCGATCCGCTGTCGCGCCCCCAGTCGGTCTTCGCGCTGCAGAGGGAACTCAGCCGCGACGGCGAGCGCCGCTACAGCAAGCTCACCGTCGGCGAGAAGATGCGCCTGTCGATCGACAACATGCGCTCGCTCGACAAGAAGAGCCTGCCCAAGACGCCCGCACCGACGACGCAGCCACCATGA
- a CDS encoding serine/threonine-protein phosphatase: MKFSVFQVTRRGGRVKNEDRMGYCYTRESGLFLLADGMGGHPEGEVAAQMALQTIAALFQREARPVLKDVTSFLASATMTAHQQIMRYAGNRGMLDTPRTTLVAAVIQGGHATWLHCGDSRLYVVRDGVMLKRTRDHSHAERPRPGSSAEHVNRNLLLTCLGSPTPPVFDISAPMPLLHGDRIMLCSDGVWGVLDDALIVHTLSSGKPVSDAAPDLAELALRRGGVRSDNVTLVAVEWETSGSPGAAGTARGVSTDSINDGVFASTIQAGIPADHELDDLDEDTIERSIAEINEAIRRSAARKA, encoded by the coding sequence ATGAAGTTCTCCGTCTTCCAGGTCACCCGCCGCGGTGGACGCGTCAAGAACGAGGACCGCATGGGCTATTGCTACACGCGCGAATCGGGCCTGTTCCTGCTGGCCGACGGCATGGGCGGCCATCCCGAAGGCGAGGTGGCCGCACAGATGGCGCTGCAGACCATCGCGGCGCTGTTCCAGCGCGAGGCCCGGCCGGTGCTCAAGGACGTGACCTCGTTCCTGGCCTCGGCCACCATGACGGCGCATCAGCAGATCATGCGGTACGCGGGCAACCGGGGCATGCTCGACACCCCGCGCACCACGCTCGTGGCGGCGGTCATCCAGGGGGGTCACGCGACCTGGCTGCATTGCGGTGATTCGCGGCTCTACGTGGTGCGCGACGGCGTGATGCTCAAGCGCACGCGCGACCACTCGCATGCCGAGCGTCCCCGTCCGGGCAGCTCGGCCGAACACGTCAACCGCAATCTCCTGCTGACGTGCCTGGGCTCGCCCACGCCGCCGGTGTTCGACATCTCCGCGCCCATGCCGTTGCTCCACGGCGACCGCATCATGCTGTGCTCCGATGGCGTGTGGGGGGTGCTCGACGACGCGCTCATCGTGCACACGCTCTCATCGGGCAAGCCGGTCTCCGACGCCGCGCCGGACCTGGCGGAGCTGGCACTGCGCCGCGGAGGCGTCCGCAGCGACAACGTCACGCTCGTGGCCGTCGAATGGGAGACGTCCGGTTCGCCCGGCGCCGCCGGCACGGCGCGGGGCGTGTCGACCGACAGCATCAACGACGGGGTCTTCGCCTCCACCATCCAGGCCGGCATACCCGCCGATCACGAGCTCGACGACCTCGACGAGGACACCATCGAACGCTCGATCGCGGAGATCAACGAGGCGATCCGCCGCTCGGCGGCACGCAAGGCCTGA
- the rph gene encoding ribonuclease PH — protein sequence MTDFIRSGQRAANQLRPVRITRGFTIHAEGSVLIEFGQTRVLCTASVEEKVPPHKKGSGEGWVTAEYGMLPRATHTRGSREAAKGKQTGRTQEIQRLIGRSMRAVFDLAALGERTIHLDCDVLQADGGTRTAAITGAFVAAQDAVATLLAAGLIAASPIRQSVAAISVGIVAGTPLLDLEYVEDSACDTDMNVVMTGAGDFIEVQGTAEGAAFTRAEMGALLDLAAKGIGELVSLQRQALAA from the coding sequence ATGACCGATTTCATCCGCAGCGGCCAGCGTGCCGCCAATCAGTTGCGCCCCGTGCGCATCACCCGGGGCTTCACGATCCACGCCGAGGGTTCCGTGCTCATCGAGTTCGGCCAGACGCGCGTGCTGTGCACCGCTTCGGTCGAGGAGAAGGTGCCGCCGCACAAGAAGGGCAGCGGCGAGGGCTGGGTGACCGCCGAGTACGGCATGCTGCCGCGCGCCACCCACACCCGGGGCAGCCGCGAGGCCGCCAAGGGCAAGCAGACCGGCCGCACGCAGGAGATCCAGCGCCTCATCGGCCGCTCCATGCGCGCCGTGTTCGACCTGGCGGCGCTGGGCGAACGCACCATCCACCTCGACTGCGACGTGCTTCAGGCCGACGGGGGCACCCGCACGGCCGCCATCACGGGGGCGTTCGTGGCGGCGCAGGATGCCGTCGCGACGCTGCTGGCGGCCGGCCTGATCGCCGCGTCGCCCATCCGCCAGAGCGTGGCGGCGATCTCCGTGGGCATCGTCGCGGGTACGCCGCTGCTCGACCTGGAATACGTCGAGGATTCGGCCTGCGACACCGACATGAACGTCGTCATGACCGGCGCCGGCGATTTCATCGAGGTGCAGGGCACGGCCGAGGGCGCGGCGTTCACGCGCGCGGAGATGGGCGCGCTGCTCGACCTGGCCGCCAAGGGCATCGGCGAACTCGTCTCGCTGCAGCGCCAGGCGCTGGCGGCCTGA
- the rdgB gene encoding RdgB/HAM1 family non-canonical purine NTP pyrophosphatase — protein MKLVLASNNAGKLAELQPLLAPLGFELVRQSDLGVGEAAEPFRTFVENALAKARHASAATGLPAIADDAGLCVDAFGGLPGVDTAYYATRFGYAKGDANNVRALLEQMAGVDNRRAALVSTLVALRRADDPEPLVAVGRAAGEITREPVGENGFGFDPVMFLPQFGRTFAQLSPEVKNANSHRGQAARTMVALMRGAWRTR, from the coding sequence ATGAAGCTCGTCCTCGCCTCCAACAACGCCGGCAAGCTCGCCGAACTGCAGCCGCTCCTGGCGCCGCTGGGATTCGAACTCGTGCGCCAGTCCGACCTGGGTGTGGGCGAGGCCGCCGAGCCGTTCCGCACCTTCGTCGAGAACGCGCTGGCCAAGGCGCGCCACGCGTCGGCCGCGACCGGACTGCCCGCCATCGCCGACGACGCGGGGCTGTGCGTCGATGCCTTCGGCGGCCTGCCCGGCGTCGACACCGCCTACTACGCCACCCGCTTCGGCTACGCCAAGGGCGATGCCAACAACGTGCGCGCGCTGCTCGAACAGATGGCCGGCGTCGACAACCGCCGCGCCGCGCTGGTCAGCACCCTGGTCGCGCTGCGGCGCGCCGACGACCCGGAGCCCCTGGTGGCCGTCGGCCGTGCGGCCGGCGAGATCACGCGCGAGCCGGTGGGCGAGAACGGCTTTGGCTTCGATCCGGTGATGTTCCTGCCGCAGTTCGGCCGCACCTTCGCGCAGCTGTCGCCCGAGGTCAAGAACGCCAACAGCCATCGCGGACAGGCGGCGCGCACCATGGTCGCGCTCATGCGGGGGGCCTGGCGCACGCGATGA
- the hemW gene encoding radical SAM family heme chaperone HemW, translating into MNIPIQRLDASGDDVAGGAARANDVLHHMRPGPLQLAALPPLSLYVHLPWCLRKCPYCDFNSHEWRGGGGDTPSIPEARYLDALVADLDAALPLVWGRTVHTIFIGGGTPSLFSPAAIDRLLGDLRARLKLAPDCEITLEANPGTFERDRFRAYRAAGVTRLSVGVQSFNDDHLKALGRVHDRAQAIAAVEEAASAFDTFNLDLMYALPGQTPQQLDADLDQALALAPPHLSVYHLTIEPNTYFARFPPAVPEDDTAYDMLDRITARTGVQGLSRYEVSAYARDGHRCAHNLNYWQFGDYLGIGAGAHSKLSFAHRVLRQVRRRDPVRYMEGALAGAAVSRSDDIALADLPFEFMLNALRLKEGFTLAQFGERTGLSIAAIQRPLEEAERKGLLARDLWHAWPTERGFDFLNDLQALFLAEAG; encoded by the coding sequence ATGAACATCCCGATCCAGCGCCTGGACGCGTCCGGCGACGACGTCGCCGGCGGCGCGGCGCGCGCCAACGACGTGCTGCACCACATGCGCCCCGGGCCGCTGCAACTCGCCGCGTTGCCGCCGCTGTCGCTCTACGTGCACCTGCCGTGGTGCCTGCGCAAGTGCCCCTACTGCGATTTCAATTCGCACGAATGGCGTGGCGGCGGTGGCGACACGCCGTCGATCCCCGAGGCGCGCTACCTCGACGCGCTGGTGGCCGACCTCGACGCGGCGCTGCCGCTCGTCTGGGGCCGCACGGTGCACACGATCTTCATCGGTGGCGGCACGCCCAGCCTGTTCTCGCCGGCGGCCATCGATCGCCTGCTGGGCGACCTGCGCGCGCGCCTGAAGCTGGCGCCTGACTGCGAGATCACGCTGGAGGCCAACCCCGGCACCTTCGAGCGCGACCGCTTCCGCGCCTACCGCGCCGCCGGCGTCACGCGGCTGTCGGTGGGCGTGCAGAGCTTCAACGACGACCACCTGAAGGCGCTGGGTCGCGTGCACGACCGCGCGCAGGCGATCGCCGCGGTGGAGGAGGCCGCGAGCGCCTTCGACACCTTCAACCTCGACCTGATGTACGCGCTGCCCGGCCAGACGCCGCAGCAGCTCGACGCCGACCTCGACCAGGCGCTCGCGCTCGCGCCGCCGCACCTGTCGGTCTACCACCTGACCATCGAGCCCAACACCTACTTCGCCAGGTTTCCGCCGGCCGTGCCCGAGGACGACACCGCCTACGACATGCTCGACCGCATCACGGCGCGCACCGGCGTGCAGGGTCTGTCGCGCTACGAGGTGTCGGCCTATGCGCGCGACGGCCACCGCTGCGCGCACAACCTGAACTACTGGCAGTTCGGCGACTACCTGGGCATCGGCGCCGGCGCGCACAGCAAGCTCAGCTTCGCGCACCGCGTGCTGCGGCAGGTGCGCCGGCGCGATCCGGTGCGCTACATGGAGGGCGCTCTCGCGGGCGCGGCCGTCTCGCGCAGCGACGACATCGCGCTGGCCGACCTGCCGTTCGAGTTCATGCTGAACGCGCTGCGCCTGAAGGAAGGCTTCACGCTGGCGCAATTTGGCGAGCGCACCGGCCTGTCGATCGCCGCCATCCAGCGTCCCCTGGAGGAGGCCGAGCGCAAGGGACTGCTCGCGCGCGACCTGTGGCACGCCTGGCCGACCGAGCGTGGATTCGACTTCCTCAACGACCTGCAGGCGCTGTTCCTGGCGGAGGCCGGCTGA
- a CDS encoding tyrosine-type recombinase/integrase, producing MPKKAAELGALQVSRLVKPGAHAVGGVAGLQLKINEEGARSWVLRAMVAGKRRDMGLGGFPDVPLAEARQRARDARAKIHAGTDPIQARREARSAVAAATAKARTFDQCATAYIKAKSGEWANAKHHTQWETTIETYASPVIGSLLVADVDVSNVLKVLEPIWTTKTETASRLRGRIESILDWATARGYRTGENPARWRGHLDQLLARPKKIAKVKHHKAVPVDGVAAFVADLRQVDGSSARALELAVLTAARSGEVRGARWSEIDLEARVWTVPAERMKAKKEHRVPLSTQALAMLEQLPRFEASDLLFPGRKGPLSDMSLTAVMRRLKLTAVPHGFRSTFRDWAAERTNYPRDLAEMALAHAIENAVEAAYRRGDMLAKRAAMMQAWADFLDQTHTGGNVLEFKTA from the coding sequence ATGCCCAAAAAAGCAGCAGAGCTAGGCGCGCTCCAGGTTAGTCGTCTGGTGAAGCCCGGTGCTCACGCAGTCGGTGGTGTCGCTGGCCTGCAGCTCAAGATCAATGAGGAGGGCGCCCGGTCCTGGGTGCTCCGTGCCATGGTGGCTGGCAAGCGCCGAGACATGGGCCTGGGCGGCTTTCCCGACGTGCCGCTGGCAGAGGCCCGGCAGCGAGCACGGGACGCACGGGCGAAGATCCACGCCGGCACCGATCCCATCCAGGCCCGCAGAGAGGCCCGCAGCGCCGTCGCGGCGGCCACCGCCAAGGCCAGGACCTTCGACCAGTGCGCTACCGCGTACATCAAGGCCAAGTCCGGCGAGTGGGCCAACGCCAAGCACCACACCCAGTGGGAGACCACGATCGAGACCTATGCGTCGCCCGTCATCGGCAGCCTCCTGGTGGCGGACGTCGACGTATCCAACGTGCTGAAGGTGCTCGAACCGATTTGGACGACAAAAACGGAAACGGCATCCCGACTGCGTGGACGTATCGAGTCGATCCTCGACTGGGCGACGGCGCGCGGCTACCGCACCGGCGAGAACCCGGCGCGCTGGCGCGGCCACCTCGATCAACTGCTGGCCAGGCCAAAGAAGATCGCGAAGGTGAAGCATCACAAGGCCGTGCCCGTCGACGGCGTGGCCGCGTTCGTGGCAGACCTGCGCCAGGTGGACGGTTCTAGCGCTCGCGCGCTCGAGCTGGCTGTGCTAACCGCTGCACGCTCAGGCGAGGTCCGCGGCGCGCGATGGTCAGAAATCGACCTTGAGGCCCGGGTATGGACCGTGCCGGCCGAGCGGATGAAAGCGAAGAAGGAACACCGTGTTCCCCTGTCGACCCAGGCCCTCGCCATGCTGGAGCAGCTACCGCGCTTCGAGGCATCGGACCTGCTGTTCCCCGGCCGGAAGGGCCCGCTATCCGACATGTCGCTGACGGCTGTCATGCGGCGCTTGAAGTTGACCGCCGTGCCGCATGGGTTCCGATCGACCTTTCGCGACTGGGCCGCCGAACGCACGAACTACCCGCGCGACTTGGCCGAGATGGCGCTGGCCCACGCGATCGAGAACGCCGTAGAGGCGGCCTACCGGCGCGGCGACATGTTGGCCAAGCGCGCGGCCATGATGCAGGCCTGGGCCGACTTTCTCGACCAGACGCACACGGGCGGGAACGTGCTGGAGTTCAAAACAGCTTAG